A single window of Candidatus Bathyarchaeota archaeon DNA harbors:
- a CDS encoding type II toxin-antitoxin system VapC family toxin — translation MLRIYLDSSAIVKRYLSEPGSSTMDYVSDKGWAGEASITTSIWNVGEVLGVFDEGRRRRWLSENEFVRVLENLASETVRLLRLRILELYPLLTPILVEAWPLILKEYLYEADVLQIQTAIHTKSNIFLSSDKRLIDAASKIGLKAIDVKDGDKARELIK, via the coding sequence TTGCTAAGGATCTACCTTGACAGCAGCGCTATAGTTAAACGGTACCTATCCGAGCCCGGCAGCTCCACTATGGATTACGTGTCCGATAAGGGTTGGGCAGGCGAGGCTTCCATCACTACATCCATTTGGAACGTCGGCGAAGTGCTAGGAGTGTTCGATGAGGGGAGAAGGAGGAGGTGGCTTAGCGAAAACGAATTCGTGAGAGTCCTTGAGAACCTCGCGAGCGAAACCGTAAGGTTGCTACGCCTAAGAATACTGGAGCTCTATCCGCTTTTAACCCCAATACTCGTCGAGGCTTGGCCTCTAATCTTGAAGGAATACCTCTACGAGGCCGATGTCCTCCAAATTCAAACCGCCATCCACACTAAAAGCAACATATTTCTGAGTAGCGATAAGAGATTAATCGATGCAGCCTCAAAAATAGGTTTGAAAGCCATAGACGTAAAAGACGGAGATAAAGCTAGAGAACTAATAAAGTAA